The Podarcis raffonei isolate rPodRaf1 chromosome 2, rPodRaf1.pri, whole genome shotgun sequence genome window below encodes:
- the LOC128408545 gene encoding G-protein coupled receptor 22-like, with translation METPMFDTILETTDGVTPDPSWTLPYPLGFQVSLTGFLMLEIVLGVSSNLTVLVLYCLQAGLVDSVSNMVTMNLHVLDVLICVVCAPLTMVVVLVPPDRAATLLCCFHEACITFSSVATATNVLVISLDRYDISVRPAQRVLTPGRAILLLAGVWVLSLAVFFIPFLEGELGHASTWQNRTVLCVGPEEFHAELGTSYHLAIQIPTFFAAVAVMLVTYAKILQALNISIGSTFKRSQRHKTKKRKRRKSAEPSGSVAAGGAEAKRLSQPVPALPTPPPMGVQASVSVIIALRRAVKRHRDRRKRQRRVFRMSLLIISTFLLCWAPLSVANLLILCLGPSPLMGKLRVCFLAMAYGTTIFHPLLYAFTRQKLRNVLRSKLKKRVVSALQVDPAPGGTVIHNSWVEPPRKSCKGRLRNSDGAERCLTEAAKE, from the coding sequence ATGGAGACTCCCATGTTCGACACTATCCTGGAGACGACGGACGGGGTGACCCCTGACCCCAGCTGGACACTGCCCTACCCGCTGGGCTTCCAGGTCTCACTGACGGGCTTCCTCATGTTGGAAATCGTACTGGGCGTCAGCAGCAACTTGACCGTCTTGGTGCTGTATTGCCTGCAGGCTGGCCTGGTGGACTCTGTCAGCAACATGGTGACCATGAACTTGCACGTGCTGGACGTGCTCATATGCGTGGTGTGCGCCCCGCTTACCATGGTGGTGGTCCTGGTGCCCCCCGACCGGGCCGCCACACTGCTCTGCTGCTTCCACGAGGCGTGCATCACCTTCAGCAGCGTAGCCACGGCCACCAACGTGCTGGTGATCAGCCTGGACCGCTACGACATCTCGGTGCGGCCGGCGCAGCGTGTGCTGACCCCTGGCCGCGCCATCCTTCTCCTGGCTGGCGTCTGGGTGCTGTCCCTGGCAGTCTTCTTCATACCCTTCCTTGAGGGCGAGCTGGGCCACGCCAGCACGTGGCAGAACCGCACCGTGCTCTGCGTCGGGCCCGAGGAGTTCCACGCTGAACTTGGCACCTCCTACCACCTGGCGATCCAGATCCCCACGTTCTTCGCCGCCGTGGCCGTCATGCTGGTGACCTACGCCAAGATCCTGCAGGCCCTCAACATCAGCATCGGCAGCACCTTCAAGCGCAGCCAGCGCCACAAGACCAAGAAGAGGAAGCGGCGGAAATCGGCAGAGCCAAGCGGTAGCGTGGCGGCCGGCGGAGCGGAAGCCAAGCGGCTCTCTCAGCCCGTGCCGGCGCTGCCGACGCCACCGCCCATGGGGGTGCAAGCCTCGGTCTCTGTGATCATCGCCCTGCGGCGAGCGGTGAAGCGCCACCGTGACCGGAGGAAGCGCCAGCGGCGGGTTTTCCGCATGTCCCTGCTCATCATCTCCACCTTCCTGTTGTGCTGGGCGCCGCTGTCTGTCGCCAACCTGCTGATCCTGTGCCTGGGACCCAGCCCCCTGATGGGCAAGCTGCGCGTCTGCTTCCTGGCCATGGCCTACGGCACTACCATCTTCCACCCGCTCCTCTACGCCTTCACCCGCCAGAAGCTGCGGAACGTGCTGCGCAGCAAGCTGAAGAAGCGAGTGGTGTCGGCCCTACAGGTGGACCCCGCGCCTGGTGGCACCGTCATCCACAACTCCTGGGTGGAGCCGCCCCGCAAAAGCTGCAAGGGCCGGCTGCGGAATAGTGACGGAGCCGAGCGCTGTCTGACTGAGGCCGCTAAGGAGTGA